In one Paracoccus everestensis genomic region, the following are encoded:
- a CDS encoding IS256 family transposase: protein MKQNTDSSSFSLLPDAGGYDPIEDRLRANVRATIEAMFEEELAEFLGRLRYGRSDEGAKGYRHGHRERQLTGTFGTETVRVPRARIENETGKVTEWRSKALPRYRRLTKKAEALIAAVYLAGTNTRRVKRALFGLFEGAVSKDVVSRAWRKVKVDWDAWSTRDLAEEDIVRLILDGTVIKTRLDRKATNISVLAAIGVRRDGQKVLLAIRNMGGESTAAWSRFLADLDARGLRRPEFVIVDGAPGLEAALVALWGGDLPIQRCTVHKHRNLLGHAPKRLHDELSEDYRDMIYADTAAEIEKRRKAFLRKWTLKCRAVADSLEEAGDRLFSFTRLDPSQWKSARTTNAIERLNEEFRRRIKTQTVLPCAETVPMLLWALLASGQIQMRKVDGWETLSQPLVPMSLDLAA from the coding sequence ATGAAGCAGAATACCGACAGCTCGTCCTTTTCGCTACTGCCCGACGCAGGCGGGTATGATCCGATCGAGGACCGCCTGCGGGCGAATGTCCGTGCCACCATTGAGGCCATGTTTGAAGAGGAACTGGCCGAATTTCTTGGCCGTCTTCGCTATGGTCGCAGTGACGAGGGTGCCAAGGGTTACCGCCACGGGCACCGGGAGCGACAGCTTACCGGCACATTCGGCACCGAGACGGTGCGGGTGCCACGTGCCCGGATCGAGAACGAGACCGGAAAGGTCACCGAATGGCGCTCGAAGGCCCTGCCACGCTACAGGCGGCTGACGAAGAAGGCCGAGGCCCTGATCGCAGCGGTCTACCTGGCTGGCACCAACACGCGCCGCGTCAAGCGGGCGTTGTTCGGGCTGTTCGAAGGCGCGGTGAGCAAGGATGTGGTCAGCCGGGCCTGGCGCAAGGTGAAGGTCGACTGGGACGCCTGGTCCACCCGCGACCTGGCCGAGGAGGATATCGTTCGGCTTATCCTCGATGGCACCGTGATCAAGACCCGGCTGGACCGCAAGGCCACCAATATCTCGGTGCTGGCGGCGATCGGGGTGCGGCGCGACGGGCAAAAGGTTCTTCTCGCCATCAGGAACATGGGCGGCGAAAGCACGGCTGCCTGGAGCAGGTTCCTTGCCGACTTGGATGCCCGGGGCCTGCGGCGGCCCGAATTCGTGATCGTTGACGGCGCCCCTGGCCTTGAGGCCGCGCTTGTGGCGCTCTGGGGCGGGGACCTGCCCATCCAGCGCTGCACGGTTCACAAGCACCGCAACCTGCTCGGCCACGCCCCCAAGCGCCTGCATGACGAGCTGAGTGAAGACTATCGCGACATGATCTACGCTGACACAGCCGCTGAGATCGAGAAGCGTCGCAAGGCGTTCCTTCGCAAATGGACGCTGAAGTGCCGGGCCGTGGCCGATAGCCTTGAGGAAGCAGGAGACCGGCTCTTCAGCTTCACCCGCCTCGATCCCTCGCAATGGAAATCCGCAAGAACCACCAATGCCATCGAGCGCCTGAACGAAGAGTTCCGCCGCCGCATCAAGACCCAGACCGTGCTGCCCTGTGCGGAAACCGTGCCCATGCTGCTCTGGGCGCTCCTGGCCTCGGGCCAAATCCAGATGCGAAAGGTCGACGGCTGGGAAACCCTTTCTCAGCCACTCGTGCCGATGTCCCTTGACCTCGCGGCCTGA
- a CDS encoding substrate-binding domain-containing protein, translated as MRTLVTLLAGLAIASPIVALAQDAPGTTKKDSYRFLIVPKVVHPWFDKVNEGAQMAAAALEAQTGADVEIVYSAPQTADVVQQVQIVESAISTQPDGIAIDLLDPSGNRASLEAAQSQDIPLVIFDSVPPEGMKIPYIGSDFCEQAKMASRRLVEVLGGEGEVAIMMGVPTAPNHSIRADCHREVFAEHPGIKVVAEGIDNDSIEIAQQQAAAIMQANPNLKGWVASDAAGPIGIGQAIIEAGKEGDVTLVGLDNLPEMLDMIRSGVADSSSASQPELQGYWSVMLLWAQVTGAPVPDYLDTGNAFLTKENVDG; from the coding sequence ATGAGAACACTGGTGACACTTCTGGCGGGATTGGCCATCGCGTCGCCCATCGTAGCCTTGGCACAGGATGCGCCAGGCACCACCAAGAAGGACAGCTATCGCTTTCTGATCGTGCCAAAGGTTGTCCATCCTTGGTTCGACAAGGTGAACGAAGGTGCACAGATGGCCGCGGCCGCCCTTGAGGCGCAGACCGGCGCCGATGTCGAGATCGTTTATTCTGCTCCTCAGACGGCTGACGTCGTCCAGCAAGTGCAGATCGTCGAAAGCGCCATTTCCACCCAGCCCGACGGCATTGCCATCGACCTTCTGGATCCATCGGGCAACCGTGCATCGCTGGAAGCAGCACAAAGCCAAGACATTCCGCTGGTCATCTTCGACTCAGTGCCACCCGAAGGGATGAAGATTCCCTATATAGGCTCCGATTTCTGTGAGCAGGCGAAGATGGCCTCCCGCCGTCTGGTCGAGGTGCTAGGCGGCGAAGGTGAGGTCGCGATCATGATGGGCGTGCCCACTGCGCCGAACCACTCGATCCGCGCCGACTGCCACCGCGAAGTCTTTGCTGAGCATCCTGGCATCAAGGTTGTGGCTGAAGGCATCGACAACGACAGCATCGAGATTGCGCAGCAGCAGGCAGCTGCGATCATGCAGGCAAACCCGAACTTGAAGGGCTGGGTCGCCTCAGATGCCGCTGGTCCCATTGGGATCGGTCAAGCAATCATTGAGGCAGGCAAGGAAGGCGACGTCACACTGGTCGGTCTCGACAACCTTCCCGAGATGCTGGACATGATCCGTTCCGGTGTGGCTGACAGCTCCTCTGCATCCCAGCCGGAGCTCCAAGGTTACTGGTCGGTGATGCTTCTCTGGGCGCAGGTCACAGGCGCGCCAGTGCCCGACTACCTGGACACCGGAAACGCCTTTCTCACGAAAGAAAACGTGGACGGTTGA
- the tnpC gene encoding IS66 family transposase, with translation MSQSFDLSLFPNLPPEVVKAFGAVQFELSVERAARQHEQAVVAEKDAFITELKALIERLEGQVQDYRRTKFGPKSEKLDPAQLELALEDLETAIAETQARIAAVEDRIAASEPDPEKKTPRAPRKARALPEGLPRALRVIEPDSIACPCGCGDMVRIGEDRTERLDYIPARYQVIVTVRPRYACPKGRAGVVQAKAPAHLLEGSWPTEALLAQIAVSKHSEHMPLNRQAMVMARHGVPIDRSVLADWMGRTGALIAPVVEHMAKRLMTDSTRLYVDETTAPVLDPGRGKTKTGYLWAVLRDDRGWNGPAPPGVVFHYRPGRNGEYAAEILEGFNGTIQVDAYGGYSHLATPKRTGGKPLRLAFCWAHGRRKLIKAKPKKGSPIVDEALLRIAALYKIEDSIRGADPDERRAVRQDLSRPLVDAFFAWLSAQAARVSRKSDLGVAMTYMLKRQDGFRLFLDDGRVDMDSNLVENAIRSPAMNRRNALFAGHDEGGRSWACFASLIGTCKMNGVEPYAYLCDLFTRLANGHLAKDIDALMPWAYARQTIASQ, from the coding sequence ATGTCGCAATCCTTCGATCTCAGTCTGTTTCCGAACTTGCCGCCCGAGGTGGTGAAGGCCTTTGGGGCCGTCCAGTTCGAGCTCTCCGTGGAGCGTGCGGCGCGTCAGCATGAGCAGGCGGTGGTGGCGGAGAAAGACGCTTTCATCACCGAGTTGAAAGCGCTGATCGAGCGGCTGGAAGGCCAGGTTCAGGACTACCGGCGCACGAAGTTCGGGCCGAAGTCGGAGAAGCTGGACCCGGCGCAACTGGAACTGGCACTGGAAGATCTGGAAACGGCCATCGCCGAGACGCAGGCCCGGATCGCCGCTGTCGAGGACAGGATCGCGGCCAGTGAGCCTGACCCCGAGAAGAAAACGCCCCGGGCGCCTCGCAAGGCGCGGGCCCTGCCTGAAGGCCTGCCGCGCGCCCTGCGCGTGATCGAACCCGACAGCATCGCCTGTCCCTGCGGCTGCGGCGACATGGTCCGGATCGGCGAGGACCGGACCGAGCGGCTGGATTACATCCCGGCGCGCTATCAGGTCATTGTCACGGTGCGCCCCCGATACGCTTGTCCCAAGGGACGTGCGGGCGTGGTGCAGGCCAAGGCCCCGGCGCATCTGCTGGAGGGCAGCTGGCCCACCGAGGCGCTTCTGGCGCAGATTGCCGTCTCCAAGCATTCCGAGCACATGCCGCTGAACCGGCAGGCCATGGTGATGGCTCGTCACGGCGTGCCGATCGACCGCTCGGTGCTCGCCGATTGGATGGGTCGCACGGGCGCGCTGATCGCTCCTGTGGTCGAGCATATGGCCAAACGCCTGATGACAGACAGCACCCGGCTTTATGTCGACGAGACCACCGCCCCGGTGCTCGATCCGGGGCGCGGCAAGACGAAAACCGGCTATCTCTGGGCGGTGCTGCGCGATGATCGTGGCTGGAACGGCCCTGCGCCGCCGGGAGTGGTGTTCCACTACCGGCCGGGGCGGAACGGCGAATATGCCGCCGAGATCCTTGAGGGCTTCAACGGCACGATCCAGGTCGATGCTTATGGCGGCTATTCCCATCTGGCCACGCCGAAACGCACAGGCGGCAAGCCACTGCGTCTGGCCTTCTGTTGGGCGCATGGACGGCGCAAGCTGATCAAGGCCAAGCCCAAGAAGGGCTCGCCCATCGTCGATGAGGCGCTGCTGCGCATTGCGGCCCTTTACAAGATCGAGGACAGCATCCGCGGCGCCGATCCCGATGAGCGCCGGGCGGTTCGCCAGGACCTGTCCCGTCCCTTGGTGGATGCCTTCTTCGCCTGGCTGTCAGCCCAGGCCGCGCGCGTCTCGCGCAAGTCCGACCTCGGCGTGGCGATGACCTACATGCTGAAGCGTCAGGACGGCTTTCGGCTGTTTCTTGACGATGGCCGCGTCGACATGGACTCCAACCTGGTGGAAAATGCCATCCGCAGCCCGGCCATGAATCGCCGAAATGCACTTTTTGCCGGTCACGACGAGGGTGGCAGGAGTTGGGCCTGCTTCGCCAGCCTGATCGGCACCTGCAAGATGAACGGTGTCGAACCCTACGCCTACCTGTGCGATCTGTTCACCCGTCTTGCCAACGGCCACTTGGCCAAGGACATCGACGCCTTGATGCCCTGGGCTTATGCAAGGCAGACCATCGCCTCACAATGA
- a CDS encoding IS630 family transposase (programmed frameshift), whose product MGKPHPAELRSRVIGYVDEGHGHRQAARHFRVSPKFVNDLVKLRREIGCLTPRRQGNGGGHGKLVGMTGWLKARVTAKSGITLDELVAELAETHGIDVHRATVWRVLRGLGLSIKKTLQALEQKRKDVAALRHVWIARRQPFMANHLERLAFVDETGVKTNMAKTSGWAPCGQRLVDHAPFGHWRTQTFVAALRHDRLDAPWVIDGAMNAEMFDLYTKTQLVPTLRPGDVVILDNLSSHKSPAAAAALRDVGAWFLFLPPYSPDLNPIEMAFAKLKTLIRKAAARTYDQLWAAVGQVCDLFSDEECYNYFKAAGYETD is encoded by the exons ATGGGCAAGCCACATCCAGCAGAGCTTCGTAGCCGGGTTATCGGCTACGTGGACGAAGGTCACGGACACCGTCAGGCGGCCCGGCACTTTCGGGTGTCGCCGAAATTCGTCAATGATCTGGTGAAGCTGCGACGCGAGATCGGATGTTTGACCCCGAGGCGACAAGGCAATGGCGGCGGACATGGCAAGCTGGTGGGCATGACCGGCTGGCTCAAGGCCCGCGTCACGGCCAAAAGCGGGATCACGCTTGATGAACTCGTAGCCGAGTTGGCTGAGACGCATGGCATCGATGTCCACCGCGCCACCGTCTGGCGCGTTCTGCGGGGTCTCGGACTGAGC ATAAAAAAAACTCTGCAGGCGCTTGAACAAAAGCGAAAGGACGTCGCCGCTCTGCGCCATGTCTGGATCGCGAGACGCCAGCCTTTCATGGCCAATCACCTGGAGCGATTGGCGTTTGTTGATGAGACCGGGGTCAAGACGAACATGGCCAAGACCTCCGGCTGGGCACCCTGCGGGCAGCGCCTCGTTGATCATGCGCCGTTCGGGCATTGGCGCACCCAGACCTTTGTCGCGGCCCTGCGCCATGACCGGTTGGATGCGCCCTGGGTAATCGACGGCGCAATGAACGCCGAGATGTTCGATCTCTACACCAAAACCCAGTTGGTCCCGACACTCCGGCCCGGCGATGTCGTCATTCTGGACAATCTCTCCAGCCACAAGAGCCCTGCCGCAGCGGCAGCACTGCGCGATGTTGGCGCGTGGTTCCTTTTCCTGCCGCCATACAGCCCCGACCTCAACCCGATCGAGATGGCCTTCGCCAAACTCAAGACGCTGATCAGAAAAGCCGCCGCCCGCACCTACGATCAGCTTTGGGCTGCGGTTGGCCAGGTCTGCGATCTGTTCTCCGATGAGGAGTGCTACAACTACTTCAAAGCCGCAGGGTATGAGACCGATTGA
- a CDS encoding ABC transporter permease: MSSDASAQSPSALSILIRNPLAGVFVALVIIFAISAIISPYFLTGYNMSVIARGLAFVGLVTIAQSSLMILGELDLSLGTIGGLCGVVSGMLMVQAGLPWPVALVLALLLGMALGCLNGFLVTVLGLHSLVLTIGTAGIYGGAILVLTKGVAITGIPAGIQFLGRGDFLGVPVPFLIMLAVLVIALFLTLKTPMGRYMYAIGNNAAAARMLGIRVDRIRLLVFTFAGMLSALAGLLMVARLGTAQPSIGQAWVLAPIAAAVIGGVATTGGVGSPLGAIFGAGIIAIIENIIVLFGVSPYWQGVVSGVIVVLAISFDALSRRYLRKESV; encoded by the coding sequence ATGTCGTCTGACGCCTCCGCGCAAAGCCCATCCGCCCTGTCGATCCTGATCCGCAATCCGCTGGCCGGTGTCTTTGTGGCCTTGGTCATAATCTTCGCCATCTCGGCAATCATTTCGCCCTACTTCCTGACCGGCTACAACATGTCTGTGATCGCACGAGGTCTGGCTTTCGTGGGTCTGGTAACGATCGCACAGTCCTCGCTGATGATCCTTGGCGAACTCGATCTGTCCCTGGGCACCATAGGCGGCCTCTGCGGCGTGGTATCGGGGATGCTGATGGTGCAGGCCGGCCTGCCCTGGCCGGTGGCGCTCGTATTGGCCTTGTTGCTGGGCATGGCGCTTGGTTGCCTCAACGGCTTTCTCGTAACTGTACTTGGATTGCACTCGCTTGTGCTGACGATCGGCACGGCGGGTATCTATGGTGGCGCGATCCTGGTTCTCACGAAAGGTGTAGCGATCACGGGCATCCCTGCGGGGATCCAGTTCCTGGGCCGAGGCGACTTCCTGGGAGTCCCGGTGCCCTTTCTCATCATGCTGGCGGTGCTTGTCATCGCGTTGTTCCTGACACTCAAAACGCCAATGGGCCGCTACATGTATGCCATCGGCAACAATGCTGCAGCAGCGCGGATGCTCGGCATTCGGGTAGACCGCATCCGGCTGCTCGTCTTCACTTTCGCGGGCATGTTGTCGGCCTTGGCGGGGCTGCTGATGGTAGCTCGCCTGGGCACAGCGCAACCCTCCATCGGCCAGGCTTGGGTCCTGGCGCCCATCGCCGCTGCAGTCATTGGCGGAGTGGCAACAACAGGCGGTGTCGGGTCGCCCCTAGGAGCGATATTCGGTGCCGGCATCATCGCAATCATTGAAAACATAATCGTGCTGTTTGGCGTATCGCCTTATTGGCAGGGCGTAGTGTCCGGCGTCATCGTGGTGCTAGCGATCTCTTTTGACGCTCTGTCGCGGCGATACCTGCGGAAGGAGAGCGTCTAG
- a CDS encoding sugar ABC transporter ATP-binding protein, translating to MAYLEARGLGRDFPGVTALDGVDLSIELGRTHVLAGENGAGKSTLVKILTGTDHASRGTISIGGRDPAAHAELFRNIAYVPQELSLFPDVSVAENLFMPFDRTGHGGLVNRRQMQAEAQKYLDRFGIEARPSDLVRHISVPDQQLLQIARASTNRAMKVLILDEPTSALTAREVDRVFRVIRGFLDRDHAIVFISHKMDEVFAIGDDYTVLRNGKKVDAGRIAEIDEPALIRSMSGRDVAIDEHFRPDCPATDSIMQVENLSGTMFEHVNFTLKRGEILGFAGLVGAGRSELMQTIFGFRKASGGHVTVEGQGWRLNDPAASVEGGMLYLSEERKHHGIFPLLSLRENIGISVLSLTSGALGIDAGKERSIIARVIDDYGIRASGPGQRMATLSGGNQQKAIIGRAMATTPRILIFDEPTKGIDIRTKAEIYRIMKALAEQGVGVILISSEMTELRRCASRIITMHGGQITGNFDAATTDTETLVGAIFATTPQEATHVV from the coding sequence ATGGCATATCTCGAAGCGAGAGGCTTGGGGCGCGACTTTCCGGGTGTAACAGCCCTTGATGGCGTCGATTTATCGATCGAACTCGGTCGGACCCATGTTTTGGCTGGAGAGAACGGGGCCGGAAAATCAACGCTGGTGAAAATCCTGACGGGTACCGATCATGCCAGCCGCGGCACGATCAGTATCGGTGGTCGTGATCCTGCGGCCCATGCCGAGCTGTTTCGCAACATTGCTTATGTTCCCCAGGAGCTATCACTGTTCCCGGATGTCAGCGTGGCGGAAAACCTGTTCATGCCCTTTGACCGCACTGGCCACGGCGGGCTGGTCAACCGCCGGCAAATGCAGGCTGAGGCGCAGAAGTACCTAGATCGCTTTGGGATTGAGGCTCGTCCCTCAGACCTTGTTCGTCATATCTCCGTACCGGACCAGCAACTGCTGCAGATCGCGCGGGCGTCCACCAACCGTGCCATGAAGGTGCTGATCCTGGACGAACCGACGTCCGCCTTGACGGCACGGGAGGTTGACCGTGTCTTCCGCGTCATTCGTGGGTTCCTGGACCGTGATCACGCTATCGTCTTCATCTCTCATAAGATGGACGAGGTTTTCGCTATCGGCGACGACTACACTGTCCTGCGCAACGGCAAAAAGGTAGATGCCGGACGGATCGCCGAAATTGACGAGCCTGCATTGATCCGTTCCATGTCAGGCCGTGACGTTGCCATTGATGAGCATTTCCGTCCCGACTGCCCGGCCACTGATTCGATCATGCAGGTTGAGAACTTGTCAGGGACGATGTTCGAACACGTGAACTTCACGCTAAAACGTGGTGAAATTCTGGGTTTTGCCGGATTGGTCGGTGCCGGTCGGTCGGAACTGATGCAGACAATCTTCGGCTTCCGCAAGGCAAGTGGAGGCCATGTGACTGTCGAGGGGCAGGGCTGGCGGCTGAATGACCCGGCGGCCTCAGTTGAGGGCGGGATGCTGTATCTGTCCGAGGAACGCAAGCACCACGGCATCTTTCCGCTGCTATCATTGCGGGAGAACATTGGCATTTCTGTTCTTTCCCTAACCTCGGGTGCCCTTGGTATTGATGCTGGCAAAGAGCGCAGCATCATCGCTCGGGTGATTGATGACTATGGGATCCGTGCATCAGGGCCGGGCCAACGCATGGCCACCCTTTCGGGCGGCAACCAGCAGAAGGCGATCATTGGCCGCGCCATGGCCACGACGCCTCGTATCCTGATCTTTGACGAACCCACCAAAGGCATCGATATCCGCACCAAGGCTGAAATCTATCGCATCATGAAAGCACTGGCTGAGCAAGGCGTCGGAGTCATCTTGATATCTTCCGAGATGACCGAGCTACGTCGCTGCGCCAGCCGCATCATCACCATGCATGGTGGCCAAATTACCGGCAATTTCGACGCCGCCACAACCGATACCGAAACGCTAGTGGGGGCTATCTTCGCTACCACACCACAGGAAGCTACCCATGTCGTCTGA
- the tnpB gene encoding IS66 family insertion sequence element accessory protein TnpB (TnpB, as the term is used for proteins encoded by IS66 family insertion elements, is considered an accessory protein, since TnpC, encoded by a neighboring gene, is a DDE family transposase.) produces the protein MPILIATKPVDFRCGHNALALMVQTELKLDPYSGVTVVFRSKRGDRLKILVWDGTGMVLIYKVLEVSKFCWPRVQDGVMQLSRAQYEALFEGAAWLGMSTPKVLPPTAAG, from the coding sequence TTGCCGATCCTGATCGCGACGAAGCCGGTGGATTTCCGCTGCGGGCATAACGCTTTGGCGCTGATGGTGCAGACGGAGCTGAAGCTGGATCCGTATTCGGGTGTGACGGTGGTGTTCCGCTCGAAGCGCGGTGACAGGCTGAAGATCCTGGTATGGGACGGCACTGGCATGGTGCTGATCTACAAGGTTCTGGAAGTTTCAAAGTTCTGCTGGCCCCGGGTTCAGGACGGGGTGATGCAGCTGTCACGAGCGCAATATGAGGCCCTGTTCGAAGGCGCGGCGTGGCTTGGGATGAGCACGCCGAAAGTGCTTCCGCCGACTGCGGCAGGGTGA
- the tnpA gene encoding IS66-like element accessory protein TnpA — translation MAGSVEGFVGQCEVVEPRRGNRRWPDEVKARIVAESLAPGARVVDVAARHDLVPHQLSDWRRRAREGLLALPADLLEGLSLPSKVLGDPVFVPLAIAAEPTRSAKLPERAEILSGVMSVEIGDDVVLRVPSDVPVERAAALIRALRSAT, via the coding sequence ATGGCAGGCAGTGTGGAAGGTTTTGTTGGTCAGTGCGAGGTTGTTGAGCCTCGGCGCGGAAACCGGCGGTGGCCAGACGAGGTAAAGGCTCGGATTGTGGCAGAGAGCCTCGCTCCTGGGGCGCGGGTGGTTGATGTCGCGGCACGCCATGATCTTGTCCCGCACCAGCTTTCGGATTGGCGGCGCCGGGCTCGCGAGGGGCTTCTTGCGCTTCCGGCTGATCTGCTGGAGGGGCTGTCGCTGCCGTCCAAGGTTCTTGGCGATCCGGTCTTTGTTCCCTTGGCCATTGCGGCCGAACCGACGAGATCGGCGAAGCTGCCGGAGAGAGCCGAGATCTTGTCTGGTGTCATGAGCGTCGAGATCGGTGACGATGTGGTGCTGCGTGTGCCGAGCGATGTTCCCGTCGAGCGGGCAGCAGCCCTGATCCGTGCCTTGCGCAGTGCAACATGA